In the genome of uncultured Treponema sp., one region contains:
- a CDS encoding acyl-CoA carboxylase subunit beta, protein MASNYNLEKQHAKGKFHAIERINNLCDKDSFYEIYSAARHTCTSFGMDKKEIPYDGVITGFGKINGKKVAIYAQDFTVQGGSLGKVHGQKIAELIDKAIMAKCPVIGLNDSGGARIQEGVDALCGYGELFYQNVRASGTVPQISIIVGPCAGGAVYSPGITDFIFAVDTISQMFITGPKVVKSVLSLDISAEDLGGASIHAQKSGVAHFRASSEPECYEAVRKLLDYIPHYYGEEIVAEAKFKFDEKKKAKKIAEVLPEESKKGYDIRNVIDCVVDDDSFFEVMKEFAQMAVVGFAKIEGKSVGVVANNPAVWGGLLNCDASDKIARFVRYCDAYNVPLVTFVDVPGFLPGPDEEQKGIIRHGAKVIYAYSEATVPKVTVITRKAYGGAYIAMCSKHLGADFVYAWPKAEIAVMGAEGALGILYAKEMKDPAQAALVAQKSQEYKDTIMTPTIAAQRDYISEIINPEETRQRVARSLEFLAQKTQHSVPAKKHGNIPL, encoded by the coding sequence ATGGCTTCTAATTATAATCTTGAAAAACAGCACGCAAAGGGAAAATTTCACGCTATTGAAAGAATCAACAATCTTTGCGACAAAGACTCATTTTATGAAATTTATTCAGCTGCGCGTCATACTTGCACAAGCTTTGGAATGGACAAAAAGGAAATTCCTTATGACGGCGTAATTACTGGCTTTGGAAAAATCAACGGAAAAAAAGTTGCCATTTACGCTCAGGATTTTACAGTTCAGGGCGGCTCTCTTGGAAAAGTTCACGGACAGAAAATCGCGGAGCTTATCGACAAGGCGATTATGGCAAAATGCCCGGTTATTGGTCTTAACGATTCAGGCGGAGCGCGTATTCAGGAAGGCGTTGATGCTCTTTGCGGTTACGGCGAGCTTTTTTATCAGAATGTGCGCGCGTCTGGAACTGTTCCGCAGATTTCAATTATTGTAGGACCTTGCGCTGGTGGTGCGGTTTATTCGCCGGGAATTACTGATTTTATTTTTGCAGTTGACACAATCAGTCAGATGTTTATCACCGGACCAAAAGTTGTAAAAAGCGTTCTTTCGCTCGATATTTCCGCGGAAGATTTGGGTGGCGCTTCCATTCATGCGCAGAAAAGCGGCGTTGCTCATTTTAGGGCTTCTTCAGAACCTGAATGCTATGAAGCTGTAAGAAAACTTTTGGACTACATTCCGCATTATTACGGCGAGGAAATTGTCGCTGAAGCCAAATTCAAGTTTGACGAAAAGAAAAAGGCAAAGAAAATTGCGGAAGTTCTTCCAGAAGAAAGCAAAAAAGGCTATGACATCCGCAATGTAATTGACTGCGTTGTTGACGATGACAGTTTCTTTGAAGTGATGAAAGAATTTGCTCAGATGGCAGTTGTCGGCTTTGCAAAGATTGAAGGAAAATCTGTTGGCGTTGTTGCGAACAATCCGGCTGTCTGGGGCGGACTTTTGAACTGTGATGCTTCCGACAAGATTGCGCGCTTTGTTCGTTACTGCGATGCCTATAATGTTCCGCTTGTTACTTTTGTTGATGTTCCGGGATTCTTACCTGGTCCTGATGAAGAACAAAAGGGAATTATCCGCCATGGTGCAAAAGTGATTTACGCATACAGCGAAGCGACTGTTCCAAAAGTTACAGTTATTACACGCAAGGCTTACGGCGGAGCTTACATTGCGATGTGCTCAAAACATCTTGGCGCGGACTTTGTTTATGCTTGGCCAAAGGCTGAAATTGCAGTTATGGGTGCGGAAGGCGCTCTTGGAATTCTTTATGCAAAGGAAATGAAAGACCCTGCTCAGGCTGCTCTTGTTGCCCAGAAGTCTCAGGAGTACAAAGATACAATTATGACTCCGACAATTGCGGCTCAGCGTGATTACATCAGCGAAATTATAAATCCTGAAGAAACAAGACAACGTGTTGCCCGCAGCCTTGAATTCCTTGCTCAAAAAACACAGCATTCAGTTCCTGCAAAAAAACACGGAAATATTCCGCTCTAA
- a CDS encoding TrkH family potassium uptake protein, whose translation MTFTVCRIIFFIISIIGLSFSIPIATAIFCHEYFVLPSFLIPMVASLILGLMTIFFFRNKKSRLTIRSSFAAVALAWISASVFGAIPLYFSKAIPNFTDAFFESVSGFTTTGATILSEIEKLPRSINLWRCLSHWIGGMGIVALTVALMPVLGVGGFQLIKAETTGPEKGKFTPKITTTAKILWFIYLGMTLVQTALLKIAGMDFIDALCHAFSTLGTGGFSTRNASIGAYNSASIEWICFAFMFLAGINFSLYYYFFIRNFSEIKCNSELKAYIWINVISIAAIAIVQSSSYGGFFKSLRFSAFQTASILTTTGFSTADYTKWKSASQIVILMLLFIGGMSGSTSGGVKVIRWVVLYKQFKNEILKMIHPHGVFSIRLNQQARRKDVVFSVSAFFFLYFSFAILTAFFTSLFGLDMQTAFTGAVTMVGNCGPAFGALGPSNNCGWLAAPVKWWYSFAMIAGRLELFTLFIFLTPAYWKK comes from the coding sequence TTCATTTTCAATTCCAATCGCAACGGCAATTTTCTGCCATGAATATTTTGTACTTCCATCTTTTTTAATTCCAATGGTTGCAAGCTTGATTCTAGGTTTAATGACGATATTTTTTTTCCGCAACAAAAAATCAAGGCTTACGATAAGATCAAGTTTTGCAGCTGTCGCTCTCGCCTGGATTTCCGCAAGCGTATTCGGAGCAATTCCGCTTTACTTTAGCAAGGCAATTCCAAATTTTACGGATGCGTTTTTTGAAAGCGTAAGCGGATTCACAACAACAGGCGCAACGATTCTTTCTGAAATTGAAAAACTTCCGCGCAGCATAAATTTATGGAGATGCCTTTCGCACTGGATTGGCGGAATGGGAATTGTGGCACTTACGGTTGCGCTTATGCCAGTTCTTGGAGTCGGCGGATTTCAGCTTATAAAGGCGGAAACTACAGGCCCTGAAAAAGGAAAGTTCACGCCTAAAATAACAACCACCGCAAAAATTCTTTGGTTCATTTACCTTGGAATGACGCTTGTTCAAACTGCTCTTTTAAAAATTGCGGGAATGGATTTTATAGACGCGCTTTGCCACGCATTTTCAACTTTGGGAACAGGCGGATTTTCTACAAGAAATGCAAGCATCGGCGCATACAATTCCGCTTCAATCGAATGGATTTGCTTTGCGTTTATGTTTTTAGCAGGAATAAATTTTTCACTTTATTATTATTTTTTCATACGGAATTTCAGCGAAATAAAATGCAACTCGGAGCTAAAAGCGTACATCTGGATAAACGTCATTTCAATCGCCGCAATCGCAATTGTTCAGTCTTCTTCTTACGGCGGATTTTTTAAGTCGCTCAGATTTTCTGCATTTCAAACAGCAAGCATTTTAACCACAACAGGCTTTTCCACAGCCGACTACACAAAATGGAAAAGTGCAAGCCAAATTGTAATTTTGATGCTTTTGTTCATAGGCGGAATGTCCGGTTCAACTTCCGGCGGAGTAAAAGTCATAAGATGGGTTGTTCTTTACAAGCAGTTCAAAAATGAAATACTAAAAATGATTCATCCGCACGGAGTTTTTTCAATCAGGCTGAATCAGCAGGCAAGAAGAAAAGATGTTGTTTTTTCAGTTTCGGCTTTTTTCTTTTTGTATTTTTCTTTTGCGATTTTAACAGCTTTCTTTACATCACTCTTTGGACTTGATATGCAAACTGCTTTTACCGGAGCTGTAACAATGGTCGGAAACTGCGGACCTGCATTTGGAGCGTTAGGACCAAGCAACAATTGCGGCTGGCTCGCTGCCCCTGTAAAATGGTGGTACAGTTTTGCAATGATTGCCGGCCGTCTGGAACTTTTTACGCTCTTTATTTTTCTTACACCAGCTTACTGGAAAAAATAA